One window of the Anguilla rostrata isolate EN2019 chromosome 13, ASM1855537v3, whole genome shotgun sequence genome contains the following:
- the LOC135237895 gene encoding DNA-binding protein inhibitor ID-1-like: protein MKVVGSTCTLSGKVGSGEVVRCLADQSLAISKCKIPFLDEQMSVFLQDMNSCYSKLKELVPTLPANKKASKMEILQHVIDYIWDLQVELDEPGMNRQQAANGSSLSRSPLTTLNTELASIAVENGCSDDRILCR, encoded by the exons ATGAAAGTTGTCGGATCTACCTGCACACTCAGTGGCAAGGTTGGCAGCGGGGAGGTGGTGCGTTGCCTCGCAGACCAGAGTTTGGCGATTTCCAAGTGTAAAATTCCGTTCCTGGACGAACAGATGAGCGTTTTCCTTCAGGACATGAACAGCTGTTACAGCAAATTGAAGGAGTTGGTGCCCACTCTGCCTGCCAACAAGAAGGCCAGCAAAATGGAGATCCTGCAGCACGTCATTGACTACATTTGGGACCTTCAGGTAGAGCTGGACGAGCCAGGCATGAACCGTCAGCAGGCAGCCAATGGATCATCTCTCAGCCGCTCGCCACTGACTACCCTCAACACAGAGCTGGCTAGCATCGCTGTTGAG aaTGGGTGCTCGGATGATCGAATCCTGTGCCGCTAA